From a single Acidobacteriota bacterium genomic region:
- a CDS encoding peptidylprolyl isomerase → MKRKKFAILTLIFLLLLSLALIASCGEKARKGTGEDSGEAQVPPAQVKESAGEKLAKGDRETAGSPSGMQTDVAASAPQGLLGTLLPQSVVARANDAEIKAWVVRDIEKGHREQVSKQIGSIPAEMEKNLARAAIESAIKSELLYQQALKEGISVEDKDVEDYVNSVKMTFPNEENFKEFMKSSGCSESDFKQEAKKKLIIGKYEREKIAPQVRVSEKDAREYYDKNREHFKTKDLTRASFILIPYSEDTPPEKKAELRKKAEEALREAKSGKDFAGLAKKYSGAPNAQKGGDLGYFPRGVMVPNFEKIAFDLKIGEISDIFETQFGYNILKVTDRKEAGYMDFENIKMQIIDRLMQKGVLEAIAKKASELKSQAKIEIMVDIFQDS, encoded by the coding sequence ATGAAAAGGAAAAAATTCGCAATATTGACTCTTATCTTCCTTCTGCTCCTCAGTCTCGCTTTGATCGCTTCCTGCGGTGAAAAAGCCAGAAAAGGGACCGGCGAGGACTCAGGAGAAGCTCAGGTTCCGCCTGCTCAGGTGAAAGAGAGTGCGGGAGAGAAGCTGGCAAAAGGGGACAGAGAGACTGCAGGATCTCCATCAGGAATGCAAACGGATGTTGCGGCGTCGGCGCCCCAAGGTCTTCTGGGAACTCTTCTGCCTCAAAGCGTCGTAGCCAGAGCGAATGATGCGGAAATAAAAGCATGGGTCGTCAGGGATATCGAGAAAGGGCATCGGGAGCAAGTTTCGAAGCAGATCGGTAGCATCCCTGCCGAGATGGAGAAGAACCTGGCACGTGCCGCCATCGAATCGGCAATCAAGTCGGAACTGCTTTACCAGCAGGCTCTCAAGGAAGGAATCAGCGTCGAGGATAAAGACGTCGAAGATTACGTGAACAGCGTCAAGATGACATTTCCAAATGAGGAAAACTTCAAGGAGTTCATGAAGTCATCGGGTTGCTCCGAATCAGACTTTAAGCAGGAGGCGAAAAAGAAGCTCATCATCGGCAAGTATGAAAGGGAGAAAATAGCGCCACAGGTGAGGGTTTCGGAGAAAGATGCCAGAGAGTACTACGACAAGAACAGAGAGCATTTCAAGACGAAGGATCTCACCAGGGCAAGCTTCATCCTCATCCCGTACAGTGAGGACACTCCGCCAGAGAAGAAGGCCGAGCTGAGAAAGAAGGCGGAGGAAGCTCTCAGGGAGGCGAAGAGCGGAAAAGATTTTGCCGGGCTTGCGAAGAAATATTCCGGAGCCCCGAATGCCCAGAAGGGGGGCGATCTCGGCTATTTCCCAAGGGGCGTGATGGTCCCAAATTTCGAGAAGATTGCTTTCGACTTGAAGATCGGTGAGATCAGTGACATCTTTGAGACTCAATTCGGTTACAACATCCTGAAGGTCACGGACAGGAAGGAAGCCGGATACATGGATTTTGAGAACATCAAGATGCAGATCATAGATCGGCTGATGCAGAAGGGTGTTCTCGAGGCCATTGCGAAGAAAGCTTCCGAATTGAAGAGTCAAGCGAAGATAGAGATAATGGTGGACATCTTCCAGGACTCCTGA
- a CDS encoding S8 family serine peptidase: protein MKRTKNISTLAIVILLTVFFGGLLGTKLVSGPPEEYVPDKLLVKFQPGTDRSRIDLINERIGAVIESDFRMDPDLFLIRLPEDSDLGRAIDHYLGFTEVKYAEKNWIIHAVVIPNDTSFNILWGMHNTGQSGGKVDADIDAPEAWDTITGDPNLVIASIDTGVNYSHPDLSNNIWTNDDEIQNNGKDDDNNGFIDDYHGWNFAYNNNNPMDDHSHGSHTSGTMAAEGDNGQGVAGVVWSAKVMSVKFLNSYGSGTTDNAVKAVDYATENGARLSNNSWGGGGYSQALYDAIERANQAGSLFVAAAGNNYSNNDYSPFYPASYNNQNILSVAATDRYDNKANFSNYGATTVDVGAPGVDIYSTTLGASYGYMSGTSMASPHAAGVCSLIWAYNPNLTHLDVKDIVMNSVRPIPALSGLTVTGGVVNAQEAIAQTPPAQCPNPDNQAPVANAGGPYNGPMNKNITFNGSGSYDPDGSVKQYRWDFGDGSRASTNKSTITHAYSAEGTYQVTLTVLDDCYTQSSPGTTTARIKGGKK from the coding sequence ATGAAGAGGACCAAGAACATTTCGACGCTCGCGATCGTCATTCTGCTGACGGTATTTTTTGGAGGGCTCCTTGGCACGAAGCTGGTGAGCGGCCCTCCGGAGGAATACGTCCCCGATAAGCTGCTCGTAAAATTCCAGCCTGGCACGGATCGCTCAAGGATCGACCTCATCAACGAGAGGATCGGAGCAGTCATAGAAAGCGATTTCCGGATGGATCCCGACCTCTTCCTGATCAGGCTTCCGGAAGATTCGGACCTCGGTAGAGCCATCGATCATTATCTGGGGTTCACCGAAGTAAAGTATGCTGAGAAGAACTGGATCATCCATGCGGTAGTCATCCCCAACGACACCAGCTTCAACATCCTATGGGGGATGCACAACACAGGTCAGAGCGGAGGAAAGGTGGATGCGGACATCGACGCTCCCGAAGCCTGGGACACCATCACCGGTGACCCCAACCTAGTCATCGCTAGCATTGACACCGGAGTGAACTACAGTCATCCCGACCTCTCAAACAATATCTGGACCAACGATGACGAGATACAGAACAACGGGAAGGATGACGACAACAACGGGTTCATCGATGATTATCACGGCTGGAACTTCGCATACAACAACAATAATCCGATGGACGACCATTCGCATGGTTCCCACACTTCCGGAACCATGGCCGCTGAAGGAGACAATGGTCAGGGTGTCGCCGGCGTCGTATGGTCTGCAAAAGTCATGTCTGTCAAGTTCCTGAACTCCTATGGAAGCGGGACGACCGATAATGCCGTGAAAGCCGTTGATTACGCTACTGAAAATGGTGCAAGACTATCAAACAATTCCTGGGGTGGCGGAGGGTACAGCCAGGCTCTCTACGATGCCATCGAGAGAGCCAATCAGGCAGGATCGCTCTTCGTCGCAGCGGCCGGAAACAACTATTCGAATAACGATTACTCCCCCTTCTACCCCGCCTCTTACAATAATCAGAACATACTCTCCGTTGCCGCAACGGACCGCTATGACAACAAGGCAAATTTCTCCAACTACGGAGCGACGACAGTTGATGTTGGCGCCCCCGGTGTCGACATATACAGTACCACGCTCGGCGCATCTTATGGATACATGAGCGGGACCTCCATGGCCTCACCGCACGCTGCCGGAGTCTGCTCACTCATATGGGCTTACAATCCGAACCTGACCCACCTCGATGTCAAAGACATCGTTATGAATAGCGTACGGCCGATACCTGCGCTCAGCGGGCTGACCGTCACCGGCGGCGTAGTCAATGCTCAGGAAGCCATCGCGCAGACTCCTCCTGCCCAGTGTCCCAACCCGGATAACCAAGCTCCTGTCGCCAATGCCGGAGGACCTTACAACGGACCGATGAATAAGAACATCACGTTCAACGGTTCTGGTTCCTACGATCCCGATGGAAGTGTGAAACAGTACCGCTGGGATTTCGGAGATGGCTCCAGGGCTTCAACGAACAAGTCGACCATCACCCATGCCTACAGTGCGGAAGGGACCTATCAGGTCACCCTGACCGTTCTGGATGATTGTTACACTCAGAGCTCTCCCGGCACAACGACTGCCAGGATAAAAGGCGGAAAGAAATAA